A window of the Streptomyces sp. Ag109_O5-10 genome harbors these coding sequences:
- a CDS encoding DUF4190 domain-containing protein has product MADEVPESSKIRLDKGEAAGEGAAGSGVPAAPVAPPSVHDQRTVAAVPGPAAPADAPPQGWANAFAAPSGTVPAPPVNPFAAPGPNAPPNPYAPPAAQQPQSAAVPPPPIAPNGPGPVPYGYPGPYPGQALPSYPVGPGGYGGYGGWPGMQPMPNNGLGTAAMVTGIISAIGFCLAPVAFVMGVLAIVFGSIGRRRVRRGEATNGGQALAGIICGSAGLVLVVAFVTLIVVAGSRGSQ; this is encoded by the coding sequence ATGGCTGACGAGGTGCCGGAGTCTTCGAAGATACGGCTGGACAAGGGGGAGGCCGCCGGGGAGGGGGCGGCCGGGTCCGGGGTGCCCGCGGCGCCGGTGGCACCGCCCTCGGTTCACGACCAGCGGACGGTCGCGGCGGTACCGGGGCCGGCCGCCCCCGCCGACGCGCCGCCGCAGGGCTGGGCCAACGCCTTCGCCGCGCCGTCCGGCACGGTCCCGGCCCCGCCGGTGAACCCGTTCGCGGCGCCTGGCCCGAACGCGCCGCCGAACCCCTACGCTCCGCCTGCGGCCCAGCAGCCGCAGAGTGCGGCGGTGCCGCCACCGCCGATCGCCCCGAACGGGCCGGGGCCGGTCCCGTACGGCTATCCCGGCCCGTATCCGGGCCAGGCGCTGCCGTCGTATCCGGTGGGGCCCGGCGGGTACGGCGGGTACGGCGGGTGGCCCGGTATGCAGCCGATGCCGAACAACGGGCTGGGTACGGCCGCCATGGTGACCGGGATCATCAGCGCGATCGGGTTCTGCCTGGCGCCCGTCGCGTTCGTGATGGGCGTGCTGGCGATCGTGTTCGGGTCGATCGGCCGGAGGCGGGTGCGGCGGGGGGAGGCGACGAACGGTGGGCAGGCGCTGGCCGGGATCATCTGCGGGTCGGCGGGGCTGGTGCTGGTCGTCGCGTTCGTCACGCTGATCGTGGTGGCGGGGAGCCGGGGCAGCCAGTAG
- a CDS encoding glycerophosphodiester phosphodiesterase, giving the protein MQTVTAVAHRGDPYRIRENTLDSLRSALHRGADAVETDVRLTRDGVPVLLHDATLKRLWKHDRPLHTLSADEVRGLTAGGVPTLAEALAATEGSRVMLDLPGDPGERAVTRIVAVARECDATDRVYYTGDAVTMLAVRAADPSAEIALTRKTLAPVRPALLDVIRPRYLNYRFTLLDHALVEHVHRTGHLVSCWTPNTRRSLRRLLDIGVDSITTNRVDVLDALR; this is encoded by the coding sequence ATGCAGACCGTGACCGCCGTGGCCCACCGCGGCGACCCCTACCGCATTCGCGAGAACACGCTCGACTCCCTGCGTTCCGCGCTCCACCGGGGCGCGGACGCGGTGGAGACCGACGTGCGGCTCACCCGTGACGGCGTTCCCGTCCTCCTGCACGACGCCACCCTCAAGCGGCTGTGGAAGCACGACCGCCCCCTGCACACCCTGTCGGCGGACGAGGTGCGCGGCCTCACCGCGGGCGGCGTCCCGACCCTGGCCGAGGCGCTGGCGGCGACGGAGGGCAGCCGGGTGATGCTCGACCTGCCCGGCGACCCGGGCGAGCGGGCGGTGACGCGGATCGTGGCCGTGGCCAGGGAGTGCGACGCTACCGACCGCGTGTACTACACGGGCGACGCCGTCACGATGCTGGCGGTCCGGGCGGCCGACCCGTCCGCCGAGATCGCCCTGACCCGCAAGACCCTGGCGCCGGTCCGCCCCGCACTGCTGGACGTGATCCGCCCCCGGTACCTGAACTACCGCTTCACCCTGCTCGACCATGCCCTGGTCGAACACGTCCACCGCACCGGCCACCTGGTCTCCTGCTGGACCCCGAACACCCGCCGCTCACTGCGCCGCCTGCTGGACATCGGCGTCGACTCGATCACGACCAACAGGGTGGACGTACTCGACGCCCTTCGCTGA
- a CDS encoding response regulator transcription factor, whose translation MEKTGTVSVLVVNDQSLQRLALRMLLAAEPGLTVVGEAADGDEAIRASAALRPDVVLMDSQASDAIDTIRRIAHPAARTRTPSAGFTGEAAAGSRVPRILMLTAAEQEADARAALRAGAGGFLLNDADPAELTAAVRVVAAGDAVITPGLTRALIDAVRQQHTVRPLPRTSGLGALTGRERDVLIAVASGWTNAEIAQWLSIAPTTVKTHVSNVLAKIGARARVQAVTFAYESGLIRPAA comes from the coding sequence ATGGAGAAGACAGGCACGGTCTCCGTACTCGTCGTCAACGACCAATCCCTCCAGCGCCTCGCCCTGCGCATGCTCCTCGCCGCCGAGCCCGGCCTGACGGTGGTCGGGGAGGCGGCGGACGGGGACGAGGCGATCCGTGCCAGCGCGGCGCTCCGCCCCGACGTCGTCCTCATGGACAGCCAGGCGTCGGACGCCATCGACACCATCCGGCGCATCGCCCACCCCGCCGCCCGGACCCGCACCCCCTCCGCCGGTTTCACCGGCGAGGCCGCGGCCGGTTCCCGCGTCCCGCGAATCCTGATGCTGACCGCGGCCGAGCAGGAGGCGGACGCCCGGGCGGCCCTGCGGGCGGGCGCCGGCGGCTTCCTGCTCAACGACGCGGACCCGGCCGAACTGACCGCCGCCGTCCGGGTGGTGGCCGCCGGCGACGCCGTCATCACGCCCGGTCTGACCCGCGCACTCATCGACGCCGTACGCCAGCAGCACACCGTCCGCCCCCTCCCCCGCACCTCGGGGCTCGGCGCCCTCACCGGACGCGAGCGCGACGTCCTGATCGCGGTCGCCTCCGGCTGGACCAACGCCGAGATCGCGCAGTGGCTGTCGATCGCCCCGACCACCGTGAAGACCCACGTCAGCAACGTCCTCGCGAAGATCGGCGCCCGCGCCCGGGTGCAGGCGGTGACCTTCGCCTACGAGTCGGGGCTGATCCGGCCGGCGGCCTGA
- a CDS encoding NAD-dependent malic enzyme — protein MTTQWNAGEGHIETTARGRAVLSQPQLNRGTAFTPEERRALGLVGLVPPAVLTLEQQAARAYQQYAAQPTDLAKNVNLTALHDRNQVLFYRLLSDHLDEMLPIVYTPTVGKAIQRYSNEYRRPAGVYLSVDAPEEIEGALTAAGLGPDDVDLIVATDGEAILGIGDWGVGGIDISVGKLAVYTAAAGIDPNRTLAVMLDVGTNRQELLDNPLYLGNRHPRVDRETYDAFIDAYVSTARRLFPHALLHWEDFGPANARRILERYRPTEFTFNDDVQGTGAVNLAAVLSGVKASGIPLRDHRVVIFGAGTAGIGIADQLRDAMAADGLTAQEATARIFGVDRYGLLTEDQRDLRDFQVRYARPAAEVAGWQRDEKVGGIPLAEVVARVRPTVLIGTSGQGGSFTEEIVRTMAAHAERPIILPMSNPTDLAEAVPADLLAWTDGRALIATGSPFPPVERDGVRYLIGQANNALVFPGLGLGAIVARATRVTDGMLVAAAHAVAGQTDADGPGAPILPLTDQLRETSVAVAVAVARAAAADGVAGTTVDDSVEQRVRAAMWQPAYPPVKAV, from the coding sequence ATGACGACCCAGTGGAACGCCGGCGAGGGCCACATCGAGACCACCGCCCGCGGCCGTGCCGTGCTCTCCCAGCCCCAGCTCAACCGGGGCACCGCCTTCACCCCCGAGGAGCGCCGTGCGCTGGGCCTCGTGGGCCTGGTGCCCCCGGCGGTGCTGACCCTGGAGCAGCAGGCCGCGCGGGCGTACCAGCAGTACGCGGCACAGCCCACCGACCTGGCCAAGAACGTCAACCTCACCGCGCTGCACGACCGCAACCAGGTGCTCTTCTACCGCCTGCTCAGCGACCACCTCGACGAGATGCTGCCCATCGTCTACACCCCGACCGTCGGCAAGGCGATCCAGCGCTACAGCAACGAGTACCGGCGCCCGGCCGGCGTCTACCTGTCGGTGGACGCCCCGGAGGAGATCGAGGGCGCGCTCACCGCCGCCGGACTGGGCCCGGACGACGTGGACCTGATCGTCGCCACGGACGGCGAGGCGATCCTCGGCATCGGCGACTGGGGGGTGGGCGGCATCGACATCTCGGTGGGCAAGCTCGCCGTCTACACGGCCGCCGCCGGCATCGACCCGAACCGCACCCTCGCGGTCATGCTGGACGTCGGCACCAACCGCCAGGAACTCCTCGACAACCCGCTCTACCTCGGCAACCGGCACCCGCGCGTGGACCGGGAGACGTACGACGCCTTCATCGACGCCTACGTCAGCACCGCCCGCCGGCTCTTCCCGCACGCCCTGCTGCACTGGGAGGACTTCGGTCCCGCCAACGCCCGCCGCATCCTGGAGCGTTACCGCCCGACCGAGTTCACCTTCAACGACGACGTGCAGGGCACCGGTGCCGTCAACCTCGCCGCCGTGCTCTCCGGGGTGAAGGCCAGCGGGATCCCGCTGCGCGACCACCGGGTGGTGATCTTCGGCGCGGGCACCGCCGGCATCGGCATCGCCGACCAGCTGCGGGACGCCATGGCCGCCGACGGCCTGACCGCCCAGGAGGCCACCGCCCGCATCTTCGGCGTCGACCGGTACGGCCTGCTCACCGAGGACCAGCGGGACCTGCGCGACTTCCAGGTCCGCTACGCCCGTCCGGCCGCCGAGGTCGCCGGCTGGCAGCGGGACGAGAAGGTGGGCGGCATCCCACTGGCCGAGGTCGTGGCGCGGGTCCGGCCGACGGTCCTGATCGGCACCTCCGGCCAGGGCGGCTCCTTCACCGAGGAGATCGTCCGCACGATGGCCGCCCACGCCGAGCGGCCGATCATCCTGCCGATGTCCAACCCGACGGACCTGGCCGAGGCGGTCCCGGCCGACCTGCTGGCCTGGACCGACGGCCGCGCCCTGATCGCCACCGGCAGTCCGTTCCCCCCGGTCGAGCGGGACGGGGTCCGGTACCTGATCGGACAGGCCAACAACGCGCTGGTCTTCCCGGGCCTCGGGCTCGGCGCGATCGTCGCCCGGGCCACCCGGGTCACCGACGGCATGCTGGTCGCCGCCGCGCACGCCGTCGCCGGGCAGACGGACGCCGACGGCCCCGGCGCGCCGATCCTGCCCCTCACCGACCAGCTGCGCGAGACCTCGGTCGCGGTCGCCGTGGCGGTGGCCCGTGCCGCGGCCGCCGACGGGGTGGCCGGCACGACCGTCGACGACTCCGTCGAGCAGCGGGTCAGGGCCGCCATGTGGCAGCCGGCGTACCCGCCCGTCAAGGCCGTCTGA
- a CDS encoding DUF3291 domain-containing protein, with protein sequence MTASAYAAHVAQLNVATLRFPLDDPRMAPFVGMLDTVNAAADNAPGFVWRLVEDGAADATALRPAGEDVIVNLTVWETQEALWGFTYRSAHLDVMRRRREWFQRHVEAHLVLWWVPAGHLPTTGEALERLADLRAHGPSARAFTFASAYSAQEAGLAPRPAADVRTAPAGLG encoded by the coding sequence ATGACCGCATCCGCGTACGCAGCCCACGTCGCCCAACTGAATGTCGCCACGCTCCGTTTCCCCCTCGACGACCCGCGCATGGCGCCGTTCGTCGGCATGCTCGACACGGTGAACGCCGCTGCCGACAACGCGCCCGGCTTCGTGTGGCGGCTCGTGGAGGACGGGGCGGCCGACGCCACCGCGCTGCGCCCGGCGGGCGAGGACGTCATCGTCAACCTGACGGTGTGGGAGACCCAGGAGGCGCTGTGGGGCTTCACCTACCGCAGTGCGCACCTGGACGTCATGCGGCGCCGGCGCGAATGGTTCCAGCGGCACGTCGAGGCGCATCTGGTGCTCTGGTGGGTCCCCGCCGGTCACCTCCCGACCACCGGCGAGGCCCTGGAACGGCTGGCCGACCTGCGCGCACACGGACCCTCGGCGCGCGCCTTCACCTTCGCCTCCGCCTACTCCGCGCAGGAGGCCGGTCTCGCACCGCGCCCGGCGGCGGACGTCCGCACCGCCCCCGCCGGGCTCGGCTGA
- a CDS encoding metalloregulator ArsR/SmtB family transcription factor: MNDIEAIAALQDPVRRRLYEYVAAQGREVGRNEAAEATGVARTLAAHHLDRLAEAGLLDTGSRRLTGRSGPGAGRPAKVYTRSPEERAVSLPARDYRTAAELLAEAAEQAGLDAGLCAAARRRGEVLRGSAAPCGGLEEAIEVLAARGYEPHLEGAEGEGSAGDAAVVRMRNCPFHAVAERFPPLVCGMNLALLEGLLGTDGPVRARMAARPGECCVVVERAAEPADGEA, from the coding sequence GTGAACGACATCGAGGCGATCGCGGCGTTGCAGGATCCGGTGCGGCGCCGACTGTACGAGTACGTGGCCGCGCAGGGCCGCGAGGTCGGCCGCAACGAGGCCGCCGAGGCGACCGGGGTGGCGCGCACGCTCGCCGCGCACCACCTGGACCGGCTGGCCGAGGCCGGACTGCTCGACACCGGCAGCCGGCGGCTGACCGGGCGCTCGGGGCCGGGCGCGGGCCGCCCGGCCAAGGTGTACACGCGGTCCCCGGAGGAGCGGGCGGTGTCACTGCCCGCCCGCGACTACCGCACCGCCGCCGAACTGCTCGCCGAAGCCGCCGAGCAGGCGGGGCTGGACGCCGGGCTCTGTGCGGCCGCGCGTCGCCGCGGCGAGGTCCTGCGCGGCTCGGCGGCCCCCTGCGGCGGCCTCGAAGAAGCCATCGAGGTGCTTGCGGCCCGAGGTTACGAACCACACCTGGAAGGAGCCGAAGGCGAGGGGAGCGCGGGGGACGCGGCCGTCGTCCGGATGCGCAACTGCCCCTTCCACGCCGTCGCCGAACGCTTCCCGCCGCTCGTCTGCGGGATGAACCTCGCACTGCTGGAGGGGCTGCTCGGCACCGACGGTCCCGTCCGGGCCCGCATGGCCGCGCGGCCGGGCGAGTGCTGCGTGGTGGTGGAACGTGCCGCCGAACCCGCCGACGGGGAAGCCTGA
- a CDS encoding sugar phosphate isomerase/epimerase: protein MTIPQLNRIAGAPISWGVCEVPGWGYQLTPERVLREMREVGLAATEFGPDGFLPAAPDAMARVLADHDLHAVGGFTPLLLHVPGHDPLPEAEQLLANYAASDAEVLVLSAITGQDGYDSRPDLDADGWKLLLSNLDRLTALAAERGVRAVLHPHVGTMIENGDEVRRVLEDSSISLCLDTGHLLIGGTDPAELTRQAPERIAHTHMKDVDAALAAKVQSGRLTYTDAVRAGMYRPLGSGDVDVEAIVGHLAGRGYDGWYVLEQDTILTAEPKEKGPVEDVWASAEHLRAVLRAVA from the coding sequence ATGACCATCCCGCAGCTGAACCGGATCGCCGGTGCTCCCATCTCCTGGGGCGTGTGCGAAGTGCCCGGCTGGGGCTACCAGCTGACGCCCGAGCGGGTGCTGCGGGAGATGCGCGAGGTCGGCCTGGCCGCCACCGAGTTCGGCCCGGACGGCTTCCTGCCCGCCGCCCCCGACGCCATGGCCCGCGTCCTGGCCGACCACGACCTGCACGCCGTCGGCGGCTTCACCCCGCTCCTCCTGCACGTCCCCGGCCACGACCCGCTCCCCGAGGCGGAACAGCTCCTGGCGAACTACGCCGCCTCCGACGCCGAGGTCCTCGTCCTCTCCGCGATCACCGGCCAGGACGGCTACGACTCCCGCCCCGACCTCGACGCCGACGGCTGGAAGCTGCTCCTCTCCAACCTCGACCGGCTCACCGCGCTGGCCGCCGAGCGCGGGGTGCGTGCGGTCCTGCACCCGCACGTCGGCACGATGATCGAGAACGGCGACGAGGTCCGCCGCGTCCTGGAGGACTCGTCGATCTCCCTCTGCCTGGACACCGGCCACCTCCTCATCGGCGGCACCGACCCGGCCGAACTCACCCGGCAGGCCCCCGAGCGCATCGCCCACACCCACATGAAGGACGTGGACGCCGCCCTCGCCGCCAAGGTGCAGTCCGGCCGCCTCACCTACACCGACGCCGTGCGCGCGGGCATGTACCGCCCGCTGGGCTCCGGCGACGTCGATGTCGAGGCCATCGTCGGGCACCTCGCGGGCCGCGGCTACGACGGCTGGTACGTCCTCGAACAGGACACCATCCTCACCGCGGAGCCCAAGGAGAAGGGCCCGGTCGAGGACGTGTGGGCCAGCGCCGAACACCTGCGTGCGGTACTGCGGGCCGTCGCGTAG
- a CDS encoding FAD-dependent monooxygenase: protein MPEFNDGTAETELPAGPVMTTDVVVVGSGPAGAAAALALSTLGVDNIMITKYRWTANTPRAHITNQRAMEVFRDLGIEDQVLADATDHDLVGDTVFCTSIAGEEIGRIHTWGTRPDREADYRLSSPCLTVDIPQTYLEPILVRNAAKRGTQVRFSTEYLSHTQDEDGVTVDVLDRLTGKAYLIRAKYLIGADGARSMVAADIGLPFEGAMDIAGSMNITFKADISRYVSHRPSVLYWVIQPGSNVGGIGAGLVRMVRPWNEWLIVWGYDINEEPPQVDEAAAVQIVRNLLGMPDLDVEITGTSLWGNNEMYATLLHSGRVFCAGDAVHRHPPSNGLGSNTSVQDAYNLAWKLAAVLKGQAGPSLLDTYSAERAPVAERIVKRANRSSREFVDIFKALGVLDATTEAEMTAAIEERKANTPAGAAKRAALVRAMDLKNYEFNAHGVELGQFYASSAILSDGSTPPVPSRDPDLYYEMSTVPGSHLPHAWVGDSAHRKALMDLAPYDRWTLITGVAGEAWEAAAEKVGQELGVPLATVVIGPGREVTDLYYDWAKLREVEESGVLLVRPDKHIAWRAMTLPDDPAGRLRDALAAVLGRA from the coding sequence ATGCCGGAATTCAACGACGGGACCGCGGAGACCGAACTCCCGGCCGGTCCGGTCATGACCACGGACGTCGTGGTCGTGGGATCCGGACCGGCGGGCGCCGCGGCGGCCTTGGCGCTCTCCACGCTCGGCGTGGACAACATCATGATCACCAAGTACCGCTGGACGGCGAACACCCCGCGCGCCCACATCACCAACCAGCGCGCCATGGAGGTCTTCCGCGACCTCGGCATCGAGGACCAGGTGCTCGCCGACGCCACGGACCACGACCTCGTCGGCGACACGGTGTTCTGCACCAGCATCGCCGGGGAGGAGATCGGCCGGATCCACACCTGGGGCACCCGCCCGGACCGCGAGGCCGACTACCGGCTCTCCTCGCCCTGTCTCACCGTCGACATCCCGCAGACCTACCTGGAGCCGATCCTGGTCCGCAACGCCGCCAAGCGCGGCACCCAGGTGCGGTTCTCCACGGAGTACCTCTCCCACACCCAGGACGAGGACGGCGTCACCGTCGACGTCCTCGACCGGCTGACCGGGAAGGCGTACCTGATCCGCGCGAAGTACCTGATCGGCGCCGACGGCGCCCGCTCCATGGTCGCCGCCGACATCGGTCTGCCGTTCGAGGGGGCGATGGACATCGCCGGCTCGATGAACATCACCTTCAAGGCCGACATCAGCCGCTACGTCTCCCACCGGCCCTCGGTCCTGTACTGGGTGATCCAGCCCGGCTCGAACGTCGGCGGGATCGGCGCGGGGCTTGTCCGGATGGTCCGCCCGTGGAACGAGTGGCTGATCGTGTGGGGCTACGACATCAACGAGGAACCGCCGCAGGTCGACGAGGCGGCGGCGGTCCAGATCGTCCGCAACCTCCTCGGCATGCCGGACCTCGACGTCGAGATCACCGGCACCAGCCTGTGGGGCAACAACGAGATGTACGCCACCCTCCTGCACAGCGGCCGGGTGTTCTGCGCGGGCGACGCCGTCCACCGGCACCCGCCGAGCAACGGCCTCGGCTCCAACACCTCGGTGCAGGACGCCTACAACCTCGCCTGGAAGCTGGCCGCCGTCCTCAAGGGCCAGGCGGGTCCCTCGCTGCTCGACACCTACTCCGCCGAGCGGGCGCCGGTCGCCGAGCGGATCGTGAAGCGGGCCAACAGGTCGAGCCGGGAGTTCGTCGACATCTTCAAGGCCCTCGGTGTCCTCGACGCCACGACGGAGGCCGAGATGACGGCCGCGATCGAGGAACGCAAGGCCAACACCCCAGCGGGCGCCGCCAAACGGGCCGCGCTGGTGCGGGCGATGGACCTGAAGAACTACGAGTTCAACGCGCACGGCGTCGAACTCGGCCAGTTCTACGCCTCCTCGGCGATCCTCTCCGACGGCAGCACGCCGCCCGTCCCGTCGCGCGACCCCGACCTCTACTACGAGATGTCCACGGTGCCGGGCTCGCATCTGCCGCACGCCTGGGTCGGGGACAGCGCGCACCGCAAGGCGCTGATGGACCTGGCGCCGTACGACCGCTGGACGCTCATCACCGGCGTCGCGGGCGAGGCGTGGGAGGCCGCGGCCGAGAAGGTCGGCCAGGAACTCGGGGTGCCGCTGGCCACGGTCGTCATCGGCCCGGGCCGCGAGGTCACCGACCTCTACTACGACTGGGCCAAGCTGCGCGAGGTCGAGGAGAGCGGGGTGTTGCTGGTCCGCCCGGACAAGCACATAGCCTGGCGCGCCATGACCCTGCCGGACGACCCGGCGGGCCGGCTGCGCGACGCTCTGGCCGCCGTACTGGGAAGGGCCTGA
- a CDS encoding maleylacetate reductase, with protein MRFDHETLPQRVRFASGAAAAGLAAEVELLGGLRPMVIADPAARAVAREIAAGLPVAHWHDRDGDVVMHVPVAVAERARAAAAEHDVDVLVAVGGGSTTGLAKAVALTSGIPVVAVPTTYAGSEATAVWGLTADARKTTGTDPRVLPRAVVYDAALTLSLPVGMSVASGLNALAHCVDSMWAPRTDPIDQALAAEGVRALRTGLPLIVKEPAGLDGRERALYGAYLSATAFASAGSGLHHKICHVLGGMFDLPHAQTHAVVLPHVLAFNAPHAPEAERRLAAAFDAPTATTGLALLYDELDPPRALRDLGMPEDGITPAAEAIVAAAPPDNPRAVALEPVLRLVRAAWEGARP; from the coding sequence GTGCGCTTCGACCACGAGACCCTGCCGCAGCGCGTCCGGTTCGCGTCCGGCGCGGCGGCCGCCGGCCTGGCCGCCGAAGTGGAACTCCTCGGCGGCCTGCGGCCGATGGTGATCGCCGACCCGGCCGCGCGGGCCGTCGCCCGCGAGATCGCGGCCGGGCTGCCCGTCGCGCACTGGCACGACCGGGACGGCGATGTCGTCATGCACGTCCCGGTCGCGGTGGCCGAACGGGCCCGTGCGGCGGCGGCGGAACACGACGTGGACGTCCTGGTCGCCGTCGGTGGCGGCTCGACGACCGGTCTGGCCAAGGCGGTCGCCCTGACCTCCGGCATCCCGGTGGTCGCGGTGCCGACCACCTACGCCGGCTCCGAGGCCACCGCGGTCTGGGGCCTGACCGCGGACGCCCGCAAGACGACCGGTACCGACCCTCGGGTGCTGCCCCGCGCCGTCGTCTACGACGCCGCCCTCACCCTCTCCCTGCCGGTCGGCATGAGCGTGGCCTCGGGGCTCAACGCCCTCGCGCACTGCGTCGACTCGATGTGGGCGCCCCGCACCGACCCGATCGACCAGGCCCTCGCGGCCGAGGGCGTCCGTGCCCTGCGCACCGGGCTGCCGCTGATCGTCAAGGAGCCGGCGGGGCTGGACGGCCGGGAGCGGGCGCTGTACGGCGCGTACCTCTCCGCGACCGCCTTCGCGTCCGCCGGTTCCGGGCTCCACCACAAGATCTGCCATGTCCTCGGCGGCATGTTCGACCTGCCGCACGCCCAGACCCACGCCGTCGTCCTCCCCCACGTCCTCGCCTTCAACGCACCGCACGCCCCCGAGGCCGAGCGACGCCTGGCGGCGGCCTTCGACGCGCCGACGGCGACCACCGGACTGGCGCTGCTGTACGACGAGTTGGACCCGCCCCGCGCCCTACGTGACCTCGGTATGCCCGAGGACGGCATCACCCCGGCGGCGGAGGCGATCGTCGCCGCCGCCCCGCCCGACAACCCGCGGGCCGTCGCGCTCGAACCGGTCCTCCGGCTGGTGCGCGCGGCCTGGGAAGGAGCACGGCCATGA
- a CDS encoding dioxygenase, with amino-acid sequence MTDQTQAAVPAEQQAREAEITRQVLDSFRDCADPRLKEVMESLVRHLHAFVREVRLTEDEWHKGIEFLTRSGHITDDRRQEFILLSDVLGASMQTVAVNNQAYGDATEATVFGPFFVEDNPEIENGGDIAAGAAGEPCWVEGTVADSTGKPVPGARIEVWEADEDGFYDTQYGDDRTAARAHLFTGADGGYRFWGLTPTPYPIPHDGPVGELLAATGRSPMRASHLHFMVSAPGLRTLVTHIFVKGDELLDHDAVFGVKESLVKEFRRQRPDTPAPDGRDLGGRAWSRVEFDIVLAPDGA; translated from the coding sequence ATGACCGACCAGACCCAGGCCGCCGTCCCCGCCGAGCAGCAGGCGCGGGAGGCCGAGATCACCCGGCAGGTCCTCGACTCCTTCCGCGACTGCGCCGATCCCCGGCTCAAGGAGGTCATGGAGTCCCTGGTACGCCATCTGCACGCGTTCGTGCGGGAGGTGCGGCTGACCGAGGACGAGTGGCACAAGGGGATCGAGTTCCTCACCCGGTCCGGGCACATCACCGACGACCGGCGCCAGGAGTTCATCCTCCTCTCGGACGTGCTCGGCGCCTCCATGCAGACCGTCGCCGTCAACAACCAGGCGTACGGCGACGCCACCGAGGCCACCGTCTTCGGCCCCTTCTTCGTCGAGGACAACCCGGAGATCGAGAACGGCGGGGACATCGCGGCCGGCGCCGCCGGCGAACCCTGCTGGGTGGAGGGAACCGTCGCCGACAGCACCGGCAAGCCCGTCCCCGGTGCCCGCATCGAGGTGTGGGAGGCGGACGAGGACGGCTTCTACGACACGCAGTACGGCGACGACCGTACGGCGGCCCGTGCCCACCTGTTCACCGGGGCGGACGGCGGCTACCGCTTCTGGGGCCTGACCCCGACCCCGTACCCGATCCCCCACGACGGTCCGGTGGGCGAACTGCTGGCGGCGACCGGGCGCTCACCGATGCGGGCCTCCCATCTGCACTTCATGGTCAGTGCGCCCGGCCTGCGCACCCTGGTCACGCACATCTTCGTGAAGGGCGACGAACTCCTGGACCACGACGCGGTGTTCGGTGTGAAGGAGTCGCTGGTCAAGGAGTTCCGTCGGCAGCGGCCGGACACCCCGGCGCCCGACGGGCGGGACCTGGGAGGGCGCGCCTGGTCCCGGGTCGAGTTCGACATCGTGCTCGCACCGGACGGCGCCTGA
- a CDS encoding AraC family transcriptional regulator, translating to MTTGMVSGPVRFSTAGLPEAQRVALWEDHNATALIGLRCRSLDDEVLEATEINLQLPRVHVARVTGNPHVVERTRAVVRQLPSEAIACYLTLVGEAFFYHDDGVQVVRPGQLIVCDADRPFMRGFSQGLEELAVKVPRQVWREVAGPDPVARPRLFDFGTGDLQARTLARLAGRAVNPQRFRPVDEDTLLELLAGVVTGRPAALSAVHLAMAKAYAEEHLGDSGLTAARIAKGTGISERHLSRVFAAGGTTVPQFLLARRLEGARALLAGGGNLTVAEVAARCGFGSAARFSHRFKERYGVRATDVLREARAAEADG from the coding sequence ATGACGACCGGCATGGTGTCGGGGCCCGTGCGTTTCAGCACGGCGGGGCTGCCCGAGGCCCAGCGTGTGGCGCTGTGGGAGGACCACAATGCGACCGCGTTGATCGGCCTGCGCTGCCGTTCGCTCGACGACGAGGTCCTGGAGGCGACGGAGATCAACCTGCAGCTGCCCAGGGTGCATGTGGCCCGGGTGACGGGGAATCCCCACGTCGTCGAACGCACCCGCGCGGTCGTCCGGCAGCTGCCGTCCGAGGCCATCGCCTGCTATCTGACGCTGGTCGGGGAGGCCTTTTTCTACCACGACGACGGCGTACAGGTGGTCCGGCCGGGCCAGCTGATCGTGTGCGACGCGGACCGGCCCTTCATGCGCGGCTTCTCCCAGGGCCTCGAGGAACTGGCCGTCAAGGTGCCGCGGCAGGTGTGGCGGGAGGTCGCCGGGCCGGATCCGGTGGCCCGCCCCCGCCTGTTCGACTTCGGCACCGGCGACCTGCAGGCCAGGACTCTGGCGCGGCTGGCCGGCCGCGCCGTGAACCCGCAGAGGTTCCGGCCGGTCGACGAGGACACCCTGCTCGAGCTGCTCGCCGGTGTGGTGACCGGCCGTCCGGCCGCGCTCTCCGCCGTCCACCTGGCGATGGCCAAGGCCTACGCCGAGGAGCATCTGGGCGACAGCGGGCTCACCGCGGCCCGGATCGCCAAGGGCACCGGGATCAGCGAGCGGCACCTGTCGCGGGTGTTCGCGGCCGGCGGGACGACCGTCCCGCAGTTCCTGCTGGCACGCCGGCTGGAGGGGGCGCGGGCGCTGCTGGCCGGGGGCGGGAACCTGACCGTCGCCGAGGTGGCCGCGCGCTGCGGCTTCGGTTCGGCGGCCCGCTTCTCGCACCGGTTCAAGGAGCGGTACGGGGTGCGGGCCACCGATGTGCTGCGGGAGGCCCGGGCGGCCGAGGCGGACGGCTGA